The following are encoded in a window of Sulfurimonas sp. C5 genomic DNA:
- a CDS encoding uracil-DNA glycosylase produces MTVVNLKSFQNLVLLQNLYRLKHLGFEYIDHFDINEKKSYEKARTLDELISNIRSCYLCDLSKSRSQSMYGFGNPNASLFMLDYVVSESQDTANNYFTGRSGETLKKMIENVLQIDHNSIYMTHAIKCKPLHTNKPSESEWNSCKHYLFSQLEFIKPKVIVTLGEDAYAHLTGDTNNFENVRGHVIDFKGYKLIPIYHPQYLLRNPESKKITLNDLNTIKSCL; encoded by the coding sequence ATGACGGTGGTAAACTTGAAATCATTTCAAAACCTTGTATTATTACAAAATCTTTACAGATTAAAACACCTTGGTTTTGAATACATCGATCATTTTGATATAAATGAGAAAAAAAGTTACGAAAAAGCAAGAACTCTAGACGAATTAATCTCAAACATACGTTCTTGTTACCTTTGTGATCTTAGTAAATCCAGATCACAAAGTATGTATGGGTTTGGGAATCCAAATGCTTCCCTTTTTATGCTAGACTATGTTGTTTCAGAATCTCAAGATACTGCCAATAACTATTTTACAGGAAGAAGTGGAGAGACATTGAAAAAGATGATTGAAAATGTTTTACAAATTGATCATAATTCCATTTATATGACGCATGCCATAAAATGTAAACCTTTACATACAAACAAACCTTCAGAGTCTGAATGGAATTCATGTAAACATTATCTTTTTTCTCAACTTGAATTTATTAAACCAAAAGTTATTGTTACATTAGGGGAAGATGCATATGCACACCTAACTGGCGATACGAACAATTTTGAAAATGTCAGAGGACATGTGATAGATTTTAAAGGATATAAACTTATCCCGATTTATCATCCTCAATATCTTCTTAGAAATCCGGAATCTAAGAAGATAACACTAAATGATTTAAACACTATAAAGAGTTGTCTATGA
- a CDS encoding GGDEF domain-containing protein — protein sequence MKKKNNDLALYRFKIKSSTEVPTVISEVQKCCKFIPLFHISSFIHNTVLVQNLIRELEKNFPGAKVVLLKHDDRNMTCLSVYDYQVENPEQVSDEVLNTLHEKYEHTHLHIEDYRNQLFLRYFTDHLTNLPNLYQLRKDLHDEEDNTLVIIKIDNFQMINNFYGFVVGDYVIEYVSTYLKELFEATSIYRLSGTEFAVILDDKYDFYKLKEYLNNLYKSLQNLMINYQETHIFVNFTLSSCVSQDNSNLFSKVSMALKYAEDNALPYWIYEDSMNFENEYEKNLKLSQAVREAVDNNRVIPYYQAIYDNNQGAVTKYECLARLVDKEGNVLSPQVFIPITKSLKIYNKVTKTILDKSFAEFEKNDYEFSINLSIEDVMNNEVFQYIIEKLKAFPDPSRVTFELLESEAILDFRKVGRFIDEIKRRGAKIAIDDFGSGYSNFAYIINLKVDYIKIDGTLIENIATDKTSLIAVETIVGLAKKLGVKTVAEYVFSSTIFTQVQSLGIDYAQGFYIDKPSLRFSDGLPI from the coding sequence ATGAAGAAAAAGAATAATGACTTAGCACTTTACCGATTTAAAATAAAATCATCTACGGAAGTTCCAACTGTAATTTCCGAAGTACAAAAATGTTGTAAGTTTATCCCTTTATTTCATATTAGCTCTTTTATCCACAATACAGTTTTAGTACAAAACTTAATCCGTGAACTCGAGAAAAATTTTCCTGGTGCCAAAGTTGTTCTGTTAAAACATGACGATAGAAATATGACATGTTTAAGTGTGTACGATTATCAGGTAGAAAATCCGGAGCAAGTGAGTGATGAAGTTCTAAATACATTGCATGAAAAATATGAACATACACATCTTCATATAGAAGATTATAGAAATCAACTCTTTTTACGTTACTTTACCGATCATTTAACAAACTTGCCAAATCTTTACCAGCTGAGAAAAGATTTACATGATGAAGAAGATAATACTTTAGTGATTATCAAAATAGATAATTTCCAGATGATTAATAACTTTTATGGTTTTGTAGTCGGTGATTATGTTATTGAATATGTCAGTACATATTTAAAAGAGCTCTTCGAAGCCACTTCAATTTATAGACTCTCTGGAACGGAATTTGCCGTTATATTAGATGATAAATATGATTTTTACAAGTTAAAAGAGTATCTCAATAATCTTTATAAATCTTTACAAAATTTAATGATTAATTATCAAGAGACACATATCTTTGTAAACTTTACATTGTCTTCTTGTGTTTCACAAGACAACAGCAATTTATTCTCAAAAGTTTCAATGGCTTTAAAGTATGCAGAAGATAATGCATTGCCGTATTGGATATATGAAGATTCAATGAATTTTGAGAATGAATACGAGAAAAATTTAAAACTTTCTCAAGCAGTTCGTGAGGCTGTAGATAACAACAGAGTCATCCCATATTATCAAGCCATTTATGATAATAATCAAGGTGCCGTGACTAAGTATGAATGTTTAGCACGTCTTGTAGATAAAGAGGGGAATGTTCTCTCTCCTCAAGTATTTATCCCTATAACTAAAAGTTTGAAGATCTATAATAAAGTAACAAAAACTATTTTAGATAAATCATTTGCAGAATTTGAAAAGAACGATTATGAATTTAGTATTAACTTATCGATCGAAGATGTAATGAATAATGAAGTTTTTCAGTATATCATTGAAAAACTAAAAGCTTTTCCTGATCCTTCACGTGTTACTTTTGAACTTTTAGAGTCTGAAGCTATTTTAGATTTTAGAAAAGTGGGTAGATTTATCGATGAGATAAAACGCAGAGGCGCAAAAATTGCGATTGACGACTTCGGAAGTGGATATTCTAACTTTGCATATATTATTAACCTCAAAGTCGATTATATTAAAATTGACGGTACTCTCATTGAAAACATAGCAACTGATAAAACTTCATTAATTGCCGTTGAAACAATTGTAGGACTTGCGAAAAAGCTTGGAGTCAAAACAGTTGCAGAATATGTATTTTCAAGCACTATTTTTACACAAGTACAAAGTCTCGGTATAGACTATGCACAGGGCTTTTATATAGACAAACCTTCACTAAGATTTTCAGACGGTTTACCTATATAG
- a CDS encoding EAL domain-containing protein, protein MHTYINEKDDLFKNIDKELLAGAYAVSTILEEDYHHKDLHSVSQEQDIHHMKDLQKYVQHTNLAYIYSFIKDKNGDIRFSSSSAPYEHIESGKKDIYSFAVYNDQTVAKVFETNQTVFENTSDSWGNFRSVYIPLQAQDGSMYVVGADYKIADIKSLQLSQTKKTLWVFLPLVLLTVLYFLIIALNMKQTQKTINEKTLRLRKVFETDKLTNLPNRTKLLQYLRKNRKIVLAIIDINNFKAINEIYGVKLADKFLKHLAYELHSIIKYDMNLYKLDNDLFCITSTNVDKRYFERYISKLLGKMEKIHFKDKTYSVSATYTAGVTHTEDIGNPILAAEYALENAKKTGKKVLSYSGTHEELNETTGKRKVLDDINYAIKNNKIFPYFQPIYNTQTKTVQKYEALVRMEKETGEVVAPWYFLQTAIDTGLYKHISKKMLERVVQKAKLHQDIGFSINISAIDIENESIKNNILRTIVKNNVEKQITLEILESEDFKNFQALINFAKEAQEHNIKLSIDDFGSGYSNFSHLIDIHFDYIKLDGSLVKNILKDERYEIVIKQILSFARELNSQVIAEFVEEKEVADKLIELGAVLLQGYYIGKPSENLSEGLSI, encoded by the coding sequence ATGCACACCTATATTAATGAAAAAGACGATCTTTTTAAAAACATCGATAAAGAACTTTTAGCAGGTGCTTATGCTGTTTCCACAATTTTGGAAGAAGATTATCATCATAAAGATCTTCATAGTGTTTCACAAGAACAAGATATCCACCATATGAAAGACTTACAGAAATACGTCCAACATACTAATTTAGCATATATCTATTCTTTTATAAAAGATAAAAACGGTGATATCAGATTTTCAAGTTCAAGTGCTCCTTATGAACATATAGAAAGTGGGAAAAAAGATATCTACTCTTTTGCAGTCTATAATGATCAAACGGTTGCTAAAGTTTTTGAAACAAATCAAACAGTTTTTGAAAACACAAGTGATAGCTGGGGTAACTTTAGAAGTGTTTATATCCCCTTGCAAGCTCAAGATGGTTCTATGTATGTAGTTGGTGCAGACTATAAAATTGCAGATATTAAATCTTTACAACTCTCTCAAACGAAAAAAACACTTTGGGTCTTTCTTCCTCTTGTTTTACTGACTGTTTTGTACTTTTTAATTATTGCTCTGAATATGAAACAAACTCAAAAGACAATTAATGAGAAAACTTTACGTTTGCGCAAAGTATTTGAGACAGATAAACTTACAAACCTGCCAAACAGAACAAAACTACTTCAATATCTAAGAAAAAACCGTAAAATAGTATTGGCTATTATAGATATTAATAACTTTAAAGCTATTAACGAAATATACGGTGTTAAGCTTGCAGACAAGTTTTTAAAACATCTTGCATACGAACTACATTCGATTATTAAATATGATATGAATTTATATAAACTCGATAATGATCTCTTTTGTATTACATCAACAAATGTTGATAAAAGATATTTTGAAAGGTATATTTCTAAACTTTTAGGAAAAATGGAAAAAATCCATTTTAAGGATAAGACATATAGTGTAAGTGCCACATACACTGCAGGTGTAACACATACAGAAGATATCGGCAACCCGATTTTAGCTGCAGAATATGCTTTAGAAAATGCAAAAAAAACGGGAAAAAAAGTTTTATCGTATTCTGGTACTCATGAAGAGTTAAATGAAACTACAGGCAAAAGAAAAGTATTGGACGATATTAACTATGCTATCAAAAACAATAAAATCTTCCCTTACTTTCAACCAATTTATAATACACAAACTAAAACTGTACAAAAGTATGAAGCACTAGTAAGAATGGAGAAAGAAACCGGTGAAGTTGTCGCACCTTGGTATTTCTTACAAACTGCTATAGATACAGGCTTATATAAACATATTTCAAAAAAGATGTTGGAACGTGTGGTGCAAAAAGCAAAACTTCACCAAGATATAGGGTTTTCAATAAACATATCTGCTATTGATATTGAAAATGAATCTATAAAAAACAATATTTTACGGACTATTGTTAAAAACAATGTTGAAAAACAAATAACTTTAGAGATTTTGGAGAGTGAGGATTTTAAAAACTTCCAAGCACTCATCAATTTTGCCAAAGAAGCACAAGAACACAATATTAAGCTCTCTATTGATGACTTCGGAAGCGGATATTCTAATTTTTCACATTTAATCGATATACATTTTGATTATATCAAACTAGATGGTTCTTTAGTAAAAAATATCCTCAAAGATGAACGCTATGAAATAGTTATTAAACAGATCTTATCATTTGCAAGAGAGTTAAATTCACAAGTAATTGCAGAGTTTGTCGAAGAAAAAGAAGTGGCAGATAAACTCATAGAACTAGGAGCAGTTCTTTTACAAGGATACTATATAGGTAAACCGTCTGAAAATCTTAGTGAAGGTTTGTCTATATAA
- a CDS encoding diguanylate cyclase yields MNTKPIILVVDDEQTSIDIVSKILSNKYDLRVAHNGEKALKAIHSIDIDLLLLDIQMPIMNGFEVAKKIRQEKKHSNFPIIFLSSDTNKESVVEGFEIGGNDYVTKPFHPQELLARVQTHLQIHQFQKFLEEILNKQSTIIVVSDGKELKFINKTGLDFFGFKDNDEFFKHYDCICDTFAKVEGCYYKKSEDDNWIEDLKKLVPQQRLVAIRSQFHLLRIFNVSIEKMPSASLYVIDFNDITESNLEQQQLTKKAMHDQLTGIYNRNYFDANVQSLGNLNRYDDDFKVVAFLDIDHFKKVNDTYGHDIGDVVLQQFVEIIQTVLRKTDTFIRWGGEEFIVIITVPDETLIGTILEKIRKSVEEYTFTTVGNITCSIGATLLLKEESIHTAIKRADTALYQSKSNGRNMITQL; encoded by the coding sequence ATGAACACTAAACCAATTATTTTAGTTGTTGACGATGAACAAACCAGTATTGATATAGTTTCCAAAATTCTTAGTAACAAATATGATCTAAGAGTTGCTCATAACGGGGAAAAAGCTCTAAAAGCGATCCATTCAATTGATATAGATTTACTCTTGCTAGATATTCAAATGCCGATAATGAATGGCTTTGAAGTAGCAAAAAAGATCAGACAAGAAAAAAAACATTCGAATTTTCCAATTATCTTTTTAAGTTCCGATACAAATAAAGAATCGGTTGTAGAGGGTTTTGAGATTGGTGGTAATGACTATGTCACAAAACCGTTTCATCCTCAAGAACTTTTGGCCAGAGTCCAAACACATCTTCAAATTCATCAATTCCAAAAGTTTTTAGAAGAGATCCTCAATAAACAATCAACCATCATTGTAGTAAGTGATGGAAAAGAACTTAAATTTATCAACAAAACAGGTTTGGATTTTTTCGGTTTTAAAGATAATGATGAGTTTTTCAAGCATTATGATTGTATATGTGACACATTTGCTAAAGTTGAGGGATGCTACTATAAAAAAAGTGAAGATGACAACTGGATTGAAGATCTTAAAAAATTAGTGCCACAACAACGTTTAGTTGCAATACGTTCACAATTCCATTTATTAAGAATTTTCAATGTCTCGATTGAAAAGATGCCTAGTGCATCATTGTATGTTATTGATTTTAATGATATAACGGAGTCCAATCTAGAACAACAACAGTTGACAAAAAAAGCTATGCATGACCAACTCACTGGTATATATAACAGAAACTATTTTGATGCAAATGTACAAAGTTTAGGTAATCTCAACCGTTATGATGATGATTTTAAAGTAGTGGCATTTTTAGATATAGATCATTTCAAAAAGGTCAATGATACATACGGACATGATATCGGTGATGTTGTTTTACAGCAGTTTGTAGAGATAATCCAAACAGTATTACGTAAAACTGACACTTTCATACGTTGGGGTGGTGAAGAGTTTATTGTAATTATAACGGTACCTGATGAAACATTAATAGGTACAATACTTGAAAAAATAAGAAAATCGGTTGAAGAATATACTTTTACAACTGTAGGAAATATTACATGTAGTATCGGAGCTACACTACTACTTAAAGAAGAAAGTATTCATACAGCTATCAAACGAGCTGATACTGCACTTTATCAATCAAAAAGTAATGGTAGAAATATGATTACGCAACTATAA
- a CDS encoding PAS domain-containing protein, whose protein sequence is MKKQPTPVQFTQDTQNFIKLIEANGDSYWEYHLDDNGLYFSDQIYKTLGYTKDELTLDYNTWKQIVHPDDFQKASEEFIKLLNGEKELYQFEIRVLCKDGTYTWLLDRGQICQRDKDNAATIIAGTHININKTEKLHESIEKTNQQFSSMFDNHDAVMLLVNPQNGSIIDANKSASKFYGYTHEELCNMNITQINVLSVEEIHKRQKEALHHKRNFFIFEHQLKSGEIRTVEVHSSPIHTDDDELLFSIIIDITKEHGNELKLKKVLAQLSQAKKIANLGIWEYDIVNNILTWSDEIYELFELDKEQFTPSYEKFIETIHPDDREKVEIAYTNSLKTKKSYQIVHKLLMKDGRVKYVQEQCDTKYDEQGNPLSSLGTVYDITQLQELTNTINDEKERYQKLMSLASDGILILSADNGKLFEYSEKAKQLLGYTDAEMKELSVFDWDDITHEEYQHLMEIMDTSDIKIERIHKRKDGSTYLASITGAKITLNNQQYVYASVRDITVSNLLRQEQERLLIEQNSLLSLFDKGDSLLFKWKNDEAWSVDYVSENVAKILGYTKQEFQTHQITYSECIHKDDLDKVIQEIRGSLQKNSDYFRHKPYRVVTKSNEVRWLLDYAVTQKNNKGEITHFISYITDITEQKENELELERAKQTADKANAAKSEFLANMSHEIRTPLNGIIGLTDIVLSTNLTHEQREYLNKVHLSSHALLHVINDILDYSKIEAGKVDIVHTEFQLSDLLNTIVDLFSFQIHNKGLHFEIKIDENVPNILIGDSLRLTQILNNLVGNAIKFTSEGFVHIDIKLLSRNDSDITLEFIVQDSGVGIEPIDQKKLFQAFEQGDSSTTRKFGGTGLGLMISKQLTELMGGNIWIKSQVGMGSNFHFTLTFKYKDCPIPEQPSSNENLIRSSSKQIKLVEAKKALLVEDNITNQLVATSYLEHYGFIVFVANNGAEAVDMTEANEYDIIFMDLQMPVMDGFDAAKEIRKFDQKTPIVALSAATMQLDKVRTQEAGMNNHIAKPINKVELECVISHYFAVEEVETDKQIENELQINGINLTKMEQNLAIDKESIYRLYQNFYTTFSEGVLLIDKLYTNDLQAFYAFIHKLKGASGNLQIDSIYKQCIEIEEMGTSIEGIKQFQQSLETILEEIATKILPLLTSSETLHLTKEGVIDKINTVVRKLANMQYIDQKEITTLLAALKAYIDEERIFELSKLFGSFDDEAIEPILKSIAKELMNEH, encoded by the coding sequence ATGAAAAAACAGCCCACTCCCGTCCAGTTTACACAGGATACACAAAACTTCATTAAACTGATTGAGGCAAATGGAGACTCATATTGGGAATACCATTTAGACGATAATGGATTGTATTTTTCTGATCAAATATACAAAACACTAGGCTATACAAAAGATGAACTTACTTTAGATTACAATACTTGGAAACAAATAGTTCATCCGGATGATTTTCAAAAAGCTTCTGAAGAGTTCATAAAGCTTCTCAATGGTGAAAAAGAACTTTACCAATTTGAAATACGTGTTCTATGTAAAGATGGAACATATACATGGCTTCTCGATCGAGGACAGATATGTCAAAGAGATAAAGATAATGCAGCTACTATCATTGCAGGAACCCATATTAATATTAATAAAACTGAAAAGCTACATGAATCAATAGAAAAGACAAATCAACAATTTAGCAGTATGTTTGATAACCATGATGCCGTTATGCTTTTAGTCAATCCTCAAAACGGTTCCATTATCGATGCGAACAAAAGTGCCTCTAAATTTTACGGTTACACACATGAAGAACTCTGTAATATGAATATTACACAGATCAATGTTCTTTCAGTAGAAGAAATACACAAACGTCAAAAAGAAGCTCTCCATCATAAGCGCAATTTTTTTATATTTGAACATCAATTAAAATCTGGAGAGATACGTACTGTTGAAGTTCATTCATCCCCTATTCATACTGATGATGATGAACTTCTGTTTTCAATCATTATTGATATTACGAAGGAACATGGTAATGAGCTCAAACTCAAAAAAGTTCTTGCCCAGCTTTCGCAGGCAAAAAAAATAGCTAATCTCGGCATTTGGGAATATGATATCGTTAATAACATACTGACTTGGTCTGATGAGATTTATGAACTTTTTGAATTAGATAAAGAACAGTTCACACCCTCATATGAAAAGTTCATCGAAACAATCCACCCTGATGATCGGGAAAAAGTTGAAATAGCTTATACCAACTCTTTAAAAACAAAAAAAAGTTATCAAATAGTCCATAAACTTTTAATGAAAGATGGAAGAGTCAAATATGTTCAAGAACAATGTGATACAAAGTATGATGAGCAAGGGAACCCTCTAAGTTCCTTAGGTACAGTGTATGACATTACACAGCTTCAAGAACTGACAAATACCATCAATGATGAAAAAGAACGATATCAAAAATTAATGAGTCTGGCTTCTGACGGTATTTTAATTCTAAGTGCAGATAATGGTAAGCTCTTTGAATACAGTGAGAAGGCCAAACAACTACTTGGCTATACAGATGCCGAGATGAAAGAACTTAGCGTCTTTGACTGGGATGATATAACCCATGAAGAATATCAACATCTTATGGAGATAATGGATACCTCAGATATAAAAATAGAAAGGATTCATAAAAGAAAAGACGGTTCAACCTATTTAGCTTCTATTACTGGTGCAAAAATTACACTGAACAACCAACAGTATGTTTATGCATCTGTTAGAGATATTACGGTATCAAATCTATTACGACAAGAACAGGAAAGACTTCTCATTGAACAAAATTCTCTTCTGTCTCTTTTTGATAAAGGTGATTCATTACTGTTTAAATGGAAAAATGACGAGGCATGGAGTGTTGATTATGTTTCTGAAAACGTCGCAAAAATTTTGGGCTATACAAAACAGGAGTTCCAAACACATCAAATAACTTATTCAGAATGTATCCACAAAGACGACTTGGATAAGGTAATTCAAGAGATTAGAGGATCTCTCCAAAAAAATTCCGATTATTTCAGACATAAACCCTATAGAGTGGTCACAAAATCAAATGAAGTACGCTGGCTATTAGACTATGCAGTTACACAAAAAAACAATAAAGGTGAAATTACTCATTTTATAAGTTATATAACTGATATTACAGAGCAAAAAGAGAATGAACTGGAACTTGAAAGAGCAAAACAAACTGCTGATAAGGCTAATGCGGCAAAATCTGAGTTTTTAGCAAACATGTCACATGAAATCCGTACACCTCTAAATGGAATAATCGGTCTTACAGATATAGTCCTAAGCACAAACTTAACCCATGAACAAAGAGAATATCTTAACAAAGTACATCTTTCATCACATGCCCTTTTACATGTCATAAACGATATTTTAGATTATTCTAAAATTGAAGCCGGTAAAGTCGATATCGTACATACAGAATTTCAACTCAGTGACTTACTCAATACCATTGTCGATCTCTTTAGTTTTCAAATACATAACAAAGGTCTTCATTTTGAGATTAAAATTGATGAAAATGTACCAAATATTCTCATTGGAGACTCTCTTCGCTTAACACAAATTCTCAATAACCTTGTCGGTAATGCGATTAAATTCACATCCGAAGGTTTTGTCCATATAGATATCAAGCTTCTTTCTAGAAACGATTCTGATATAACTCTGGAATTCATTGTACAAGATAGCGGTGTAGGCATTGAACCGATAGACCAGAAAAAACTTTTTCAGGCATTTGAACAAGGAGACAGTTCTACTACTAGAAAATTCGGAGGTACAGGGCTCGGTCTTATGATCTCTAAACAATTAACGGAGCTTATGGGTGGTAATATCTGGATTAAAAGCCAAGTTGGCATGGGCTCAAATTTTCATTTTACACTCACATTTAAATATAAAGACTGCCCTATTCCAGAACAACCATCTTCTAATGAAAACCTAATAAGATCATCATCTAAACAAATTAAACTAGTCGAAGCGAAAAAAGCACTGCTTGTAGAAGACAATATTACAAATCAGCTCGTAGCAACAAGTTATTTAGAACACTACGGTTTTATTGTCTTTGTTGCTAATAATGGAGCGGAAGCGGTTGATATGACTGAAGCAAACGAATACGATATTATTTTCATGGATCTTCAAATGCCTGTCATGGATGGGTTTGATGCTGCAAAAGAGATCAGAAAATTTGATCAGAAAACACCAATTGTAGCACTTAGTGCCGCGACAATGCAATTAGATAAAGTACGGACACAAGAAGCCGGTATGAATAATCATATTGCCAAACCGATTAACAAAGTAGAACTCGAATGCGTGATTTCACACTACTTTGCAGTAGAGGAAGTAGAAACTGACAAACAGATAGAAAACGAACTCCAGATAAACGGTATCAATTTAACAAAAATGGAACAAAACTTAGCAATTGACAAAGAAAGTATTTATAGACTGTATCAGAACTTCTACACTACATTTAGTGAAGGTGTTTTACTTATAGATAAACTTTATACTAATGATCTTCAAGCATTCTATGCCTTTATTCATAAACTCAAAGGAGCTAGCGGGAACTTACAAATAGACTCCATATACAAACAATGTATTGAAATTGAAGAAATGGGAACATCAATAGAAGGTATAAAACAATTTCAGCAATCACTTGAAACTATCTTAGAAGAGATTGCAACTAAAATACTACCTTTGCTGACATCTTCAGAAACTCTTCATCTGACAAAAGAGGGAGTGATCGACAAAATTAATACCGTTGTCCGTAAATTAGCAAATATGCAGTATATTGACCAAAAAGAGATAACAACGCTTTTAGCTGCTTTAAAAGCATACATTGATGAAGAACGAATTTTTGAACTTTCCAAACTTTTTGGAAGTTTTGACGATGAAGCAATAGAACCTATTTTAAAATCTATAGCAAAGGAGCTTATGAATGAACACTAA
- a CDS encoding substrate-binding domain-containing protein, whose amino-acid sequence MGIFKSFGFVLMCLLIATGLNGNEISKKKKIAYLVSDTSIPYWTIMAKGIVNEANNKGYEVEVYNATNSLKKELKNTVAAIKSKIDGIIVSPINSSSCVTILKLAKRAHIPVIISDIGTNKGEYLSYISSNNYQGAYDIGKVLVKRMKQLHFEDGTVGIIAIPQKRSNGKARTSGFLRALYENNIQSSDLKQQVDFSYQETYDYTKQMIQSDPKLKAIWLQGSDKYQGALDAIEDAKKSGEVLLVTFDAEPVFLELIPKGILLGAAMQQPFLMGEKAVDLLDRHFKGEIIGKNIELPILAISKENITHELPVIKRNVLGIK is encoded by the coding sequence ATGGGGATTTTTAAGTCTTTTGGTTTTGTACTCATGTGCTTATTAATAGCTACTGGTTTAAATGGTAATGAAATATCTAAAAAGAAAAAAATAGCTTATTTGGTTTCTGATACAAGCATACCTTATTGGACAATCATGGCAAAAGGAATTGTCAATGAAGCGAATAATAAAGGTTATGAAGTTGAGGTTTACAATGCAACAAATAGCTTAAAAAAAGAGTTGAAAAATACAGTTGCCGCAATTAAAAGTAAAATTGACGGGATAATAGTCTCCCCCATAAATTCTTCATCGTGTGTTACAATCTTAAAACTGGCAAAACGTGCTCATATCCCTGTCATAATCTCTGATATAGGTACAAATAAAGGGGAATATCTTTCTTATATATCATCAAATAATTATCAAGGTGCATATGATATCGGTAAAGTTTTAGTAAAACGTATGAAACAATTACATTTCGAAGACGGTACAGTGGGCATCATTGCAATTCCGCAAAAACGTTCTAATGGAAAAGCAAGAACTTCAGGGTTTTTAAGAGCCCTTTATGAAAATAATATTCAAAGTTCAGATTTAAAACAACAAGTTGATTTTTCGTATCAAGAAACATATGATTATACTAAGCAAATGATTCAAAGTGATCCGAAGCTAAAAGCGATTTGGCTACAAGGGTCAGATAAATATCAAGGTGCATTAGATGCGATCGAAGATGCAAAAAAGAGTGGTGAAGTTTTATTAGTTACATTTGATGCAGAACCTGTTTTCTTGGAACTTATCCCCAAAGGTATATTACTTGGAGCTGCAATGCAGCAGCCTTTTTTAATGGGAGAAAAAGCAGTTGATCTGTTAGACAGACATTTTAAAGGAGAAATTATCGGCAAAAATATTGAATTACCAATTTTAGCTATATCTAAAGAAAATATAACACATGAACTTCCTGTTATAAAAAGAAACGTGTTAGGAATAAAATAA